In Tepidimicrobium xylanilyticum, one DNA window encodes the following:
- a CDS encoding transglycosylase SLT domain-containing protein, with translation MGKRVLAILVALMLVFGIAENSFSQQKNPSREEVEKLIEEVATKRGIPSVILKCIAKLESGFRQFDSNGNPFVSKGGYIGIMQISEKETEYNLEKLKYDPVYNIEAGANHLLKKWAWVNNEMTQVGNMDPNILEHWYFTLWAYNGLLERNNPNVNSSTYQARIYETALKEYNQEITPISKKSMPSRGGRLHRNINIPTPEVYHEGDIIKYTPNDIVIPDTMEKADGKDPLVLYDGPKGNAIGTVKEDQTMTILEGPALKRGFYFYKVKVNEDKRIGWVYGNWIVKLMDNF, from the coding sequence ATGGGGAAGAGAGTATTGGCTATTCTTGTGGCTTTAATGCTTGTATTTGGAATAGCCGAAAATAGCTTTTCTCAACAGAAGAATCCCAGCAGGGAGGAAGTGGAAAAGCTCATAGAGGAAGTAGCTACTAAAAGGGGTATTCCCAGTGTAATACTTAAATGTATCGCTAAATTAGAAAGTGGCTTCCGACAATTCGATAGTAACGGAAACCCTTTTGTAAGTAAGGGTGGATATATTGGAATAATGCAGATAAGCGAAAAGGAGACTGAGTATAATTTAGAAAAGTTAAAGTACGATCCCGTCTACAACATAGAAGCAGGGGCAAATCACCTTTTGAAAAAATGGGCGTGGGTCAATAATGAAATGACTCAAGTAGGTAATATGGATCCAAATATATTAGAGCATTGGTATTTTACTCTGTGGGCTTATAACGGGTTATTAGAGAGAAACAACCCAAATGTTAATTCAAGTACTTATCAAGCACGTATTTATGAAACAGCTTTGAAGGAGTATAATCAGGAAATAACTCCAATAAGCAAGAAAAGTATGCCTAGCCGAGGAGGAAGGCTACATAGGAATATAAATATTCCAACCCCTGAAGTATACCATGAAGGAGATATAATAAAATACACCCCTAATGATATAGTAATACCAGATACTATGGAAAAAGCCGATGGAAAAGACCCATTAGTATTATACGATGGGCCAAAAGGTAATGCCATTGGCACGGTAAAGGAAGACCAAACCATGACCATATTAGAAGGACCAGCATTAAAAAGGGGTTTTTACTTCTATAAAGTAAAGGTAAATGAGGATAAAAGAATAGGCTGGGTTTATGGTAACTGGATAGTTAAACTAATGGACAATTTTTAG
- a CDS encoding rod-binding protein codes for MEINVDLYSDPTILQKRMESLNGNKEDEALKEVCKEFESIFLAMMFKEMKKTVPENGLIEKSTAQKIFEEMYIDELSKEISKENGVGIAEMLYQQFKNGYVTW; via the coding sequence TTGGAAATAAATGTTGATTTATATAGCGACCCAACCATTTTGCAGAAAAGAATGGAATCTTTAAACGGTAATAAGGAGGACGAAGCTTTAAAAGAGGTTTGCAAGGAATTTGAGTCCATATTTCTAGCAATGATGTTTAAGGAGATGAAAAAGACTGTACCAGAAAATGGCTTGATAGAAAAAAGCACAGCTCAAAAGATATTTGAAGAAATGTATATTGATGAACTATCCAAGGAAATATCCAAAGAAAATGGGGTGGGTATTGCTGAAATGCTATATCAACAGTTTAAAAATGGATATGTAACTTGGTAG
- the flgG gene encoding flagellar basal-body rod protein FlgG, translating to MRALWTAATGMKSQQFNIDTIANNLSNVNTTSYKTQRAEFKDLFYTTLKRTNIVDEEGRPVNLQVGHGVMPTATKKDFRTGSFIETDGTFDLAIDGEGFFAVLLPNGETRYTRDGSFKLSVDEDEGILVTSEGYYVLSEDEDYIYIESGLTDITIDNLGYVTGLDEDGEIVELGRIGIFQFTNPEGLLAEGQNLYNQTVASGEPVLIEAEEMRGRIIQGYLEASNVQIVDEMVKMITAQRAYEINSKTIQAADEMLQLVNNLKR from the coding sequence ATGAGAGCATTGTGGACAGCTGCTACGGGTATGAAATCCCAACAATTTAATATAGACACTATAGCTAACAATCTTTCCAATGTAAATACTACATCTTATAAAACCCAAAGGGCAGAGTTTAAAGATTTATTCTACACTACTTTAAAGCGAACTAATATAGTAGATGAAGAAGGAAGACCTGTAAATTTACAGGTAGGCCATGGGGTTATGCCTACAGCTACTAAGAAGGATTTTAGAACTGGAAGCTTCATAGAAACCGATGGCACCTTTGATTTGGCCATTGATGGAGAAGGATTCTTTGCAGTATTATTGCCAAATGGTGAAACAAGGTATACTAGGGATGGCAGCTTTAAATTGAGCGTAGATGAAGATGAGGGCATATTAGTTACTTCTGAAGGCTATTATGTATTAAGTGAAGATGAAGATTATATATACATAGAATCTGGGCTTACTGACATTACCATAGACAATCTAGGATATGTAACTGGTTTAGACGAAGATGGTGAGATTGTGGAGCTGGGTAGGATTGGGATATTCCAATTTACCAATCCAGAAGGTCTACTAGCGGAAGGGCAAAACCTTTACAACCAAACTGTAGCATCTGGGGAGCCTGTGTTAATTGAAGCTGAAGAAATGAGGGGTAGAATCATTCAAGGATATTTAGAGGCTTCAAATGTTCAGATCGTAGATGAAATGGTAAAGATGATTACTGCTCAAAGAGCATATGAGATTAATTCTAAGACCATTCAAGCAGCAGATGAAATGCTTCAATTAGTCAATAATCTGAAGAGATAA
- a CDS encoding flagellar hook-basal body protein yields the protein MNRGLYISATSLATNQKKLEVLSNNLANVNTTGFKKDRSLTETFAEKLLVKINSRQVRPSLRGENEITYETDGQVHRASTTQGYFVVETPMGESYVKEIRFVIDDEGYLRTFYQDGREGFNTDYENFITDGRGNRLQGVGDIEGMLQGIVYYPPSRVIGTMNAGLKFQKIVTDFTQGNMIETGSTLDLALNGSGFFKITDAEGNTYYTRDGSFVLNEEGILSTLSGEVVQGLNGDIVIQGNDITVGKRGEVIVDGNVVGMLDIVDLENREFLRKIGDNLYAMAEGVEPEEIPFEGEVFQGYLESSNVNAIEEMVEMISLLREYEAGQKAIRVQDEMLEKASNEIGRV from the coding sequence ATGAACCGAGGCTTATATATAAGTGCGACTTCTTTGGCAACCAATCAGAAGAAATTAGAAGTACTATCCAATAATTTGGCTAATGTAAATACTACGGGATTTAAGAAGGATAGGTCATTGACCGAAACTTTTGCAGAAAAGCTACTGGTAAAGATTAATTCAAGGCAGGTTAGGCCTAGTTTAAGAGGAGAAAACGAGATAACCTATGAAACGGATGGACAGGTTCATAGGGCTAGCACAACCCAGGGTTATTTTGTAGTTGAAACACCAATGGGTGAAAGTTATGTAAAGGAAATACGCTTCGTCATAGATGATGAAGGCTATTTAAGGACCTTTTATCAGGATGGTAGAGAAGGTTTTAATACGGATTATGAAAACTTTATAACTGATGGTCGTGGAAATAGGTTACAAGGTGTAGGTGACATAGAAGGAATGCTACAAGGAATTGTCTATTATCCCCCTTCTCGTGTAATAGGAACTATGAATGCAGGGTTAAAGTTTCAAAAGATCGTTACTGATTTTACCCAAGGAAATATGATTGAAACGGGTTCTACTTTAGATTTGGCATTGAATGGTTCTGGTTTCTTTAAAATAACGGATGCAGAAGGGAATACTTATTATACAAGAGATGGGTCTTTTGTACTAAATGAAGAAGGAATTCTTTCTACATTAAGCGGAGAAGTAGTTCAAGGATTGAATGGAGATATAGTTATACAAGGAAATGACATAACCGTAGGTAAAAGGGGAGAGGTTATAGTAGATGGTAATGTAGTAGGCATGTTAGATATAGTAGATTTAGAAAATAGGGAGTTTTTAAGGAAGATTGGGGACAACCTATATGCGATGGCAGAAGGGGTAGAGCCAGAAGAAATTCCTTTTGAGGGGGAAGTGTTTCAAGGGTATTTGGAAAGTTCTAATGTAAATGCTATTGAAGAGATGGTTGAAATGATTAGCCTTCTTAGGGAATACGAAGCAGGTCAAAAGGCTATAAGGGTGCAAGATGAGATGCTTGAGAAGGCTTCAAATGAAATAGGAAGAGTATAG
- the mreB gene encoding rod shape-determining protein — translation MAAFRTDLGIDLGTASILVYVKGKGVVLNEPSVVAIDQYTNKFLAVGEEAKKMLGRTPGNIIALRPMRDGVISNYQITERMLKYFFTKAIGKTIFKPRVIVCVPSGITEVEKRAVLEASNHAGARRTFLIEEPIAAAIGAGIDITEPNGNMIVDIGGGTTDVAVISLGGIVISRSVKIAGDECNEAIARYIRKKHNLMIGERSAEEIKIQVGSAYPREKDVSIEVRGRNLLTGLPKNIKIYSSEALEALAEPVSHIIETIHYVLERTPPELAADIADKGIIMTGGGALLYGLDKLITEKTGIKARLVDDPISSVAIGTGRALDWVKFLDSDKTGSDSIRINY, via the coding sequence ATGGCTGCATTTAGGACCGATTTAGGAATCGATTTGGGTACAGCTAGCATACTCGTTTACGTAAAGGGGAAGGGAGTAGTATTAAATGAACCTTCTGTAGTGGCTATTGACCAATATACCAATAAGTTTCTTGCCGTTGGCGAAGAAGCAAAGAAGATGTTAGGTAGAACTCCGGGAAACATCATAGCGTTACGCCCTATGAGAGATGGAGTAATTTCAAATTATCAGATTACTGAGCGCATGTTAAAATATTTCTTTACTAAGGCCATAGGAAAGACTATCTTTAAGCCTAGGGTCATAGTCTGTGTACCTAGTGGCATAACTGAAGTTGAAAAGAGAGCAGTACTTGAGGCAAGCAACCATGCTGGTGCTAGGAGGACATTTTTGATAGAAGAACCTATTGCTGCTGCTATAGGCGCAGGCATTGACATAACGGAACCTAATGGAAATATGATAGTTGACATAGGCGGAGGTACGACAGATGTAGCAGTCATATCCTTAGGAGGCATAGTAATAAGCAGATCTGTAAAGATTGCAGGAGATGAATGTAACGAAGCCATAGCAAGATATATAAGGAAAAAACATAATTTGATGATAGGAGAAAGAAGTGCGGAAGAAATAAAAATCCAGGTAGGATCTGCATATCCAAGAGAGAAGGATGTTTCCATTGAGGTAAGAGGAAGAAATTTGCTAACTGGTTTACCAAAAAATATTAAGATATACTCAAGTGAAGCGTTAGAAGCTTTAGCTGAGCCAGTTTCTCATATAATAGAAACCATCCATTATGTATTAGAAAGAACACCCCCTGAGTTAGCAGCAGATATAGCGGATAAGGGAATAATAATGACTGGAGGTGGAGCGTTGCTCTATGGTTTAGACAAGTTGATTACTGAGAAAACTGGGATTAAAGCAAGGTTAGTAGATGATCCCATTAGCTCAGTAGCAATAGGTACAGGAAGAGCCTTGGATTGGGTAAAATTTTTGGATTCAGATAAAACAGGTTCAGATTCAATAAGAATTAATTATTAA
- the spoIIID gene encoding sporulation transcriptional regulator SpoIIID has translation MKDYIEERALEIAKYIISEKATVRQAAGVFGVSKSTVHKDVTERLPKINPLIATMVKQVLEQNKAERHIRGGKATKLKYKAIND, from the coding sequence TTGAAAGATTATATAGAAGAAAGAGCATTAGAAATCGCAAAGTACATAATAAGCGAAAAAGCCACTGTAAGACAGGCAGCAGGCGTTTTTGGAGTGAGTAAAAGTACTGTCCATAAAGACGTTACAGAACGCCTTCCTAAGATAAACCCTCTTATAGCGACTATGGTAAAACAGGTTCTGGAACAGAATAAAGCGGAAAGGCATATTAGAGGGGGTAAAGCAACTAAATTAAAATACAAAGCTATTAACGATTAA
- a CDS encoding M23 family metallopeptidase: protein MRRWLERLTKKDGFYIILFIFVCIVAITTVLTSKRDLQKRKGENLSHEEDYIIIEDELDLESSLNIEEQLNENLDEFEEEYLEYDEISEEPSEDIKEAMAEEEIEGIEEEIEEDLESVEMGVSTNIAQDMILPVEGKIAIGYTKDSLVYSETLEEWTAHKGIDILALEGTPVVAALSGVVQEVYKDELWGMVMIIDHGSGLLTKYANMAEESFIEEGSKVNKGEVIGKVGRTALIEVMMEPHIHFEVIKDGLSVDPKDYMSALDY from the coding sequence ATGAGAAGATGGCTGGAAAGATTAACGAAAAAGGACGGTTTTTATATTATTTTATTCATCTTTGTTTGTATAGTAGCAATTACAACGGTATTAACTTCTAAAAGGGATTTACAAAAGCGGAAAGGAGAAAATTTGTCTCATGAAGAGGATTACATCATTATTGAGGATGAACTGGACTTAGAATCTTCTTTAAACATAGAAGAACAACTAAATGAAAACTTAGATGAATTTGAAGAAGAATATCTGGAATACGATGAAATATCCGAGGAGCCTTCAGAAGATATTAAGGAAGCTATGGCTGAAGAAGAAATAGAAGGAATTGAGGAGGAAATTGAAGAGGATTTAGAATCGGTAGAAATGGGAGTTTCTACAAATATAGCTCAGGACATGATTCTTCCTGTAGAGGGGAAAATAGCAATAGGTTATACCAAAGACAGTTTAGTATATTCAGAAACCTTAGAAGAATGGACAGCTCATAAGGGTATAGACATTTTGGCTTTAGAAGGAACTCCGGTGGTAGCAGCTCTATCGGGAGTAGTACAAGAGGTATATAAAGATGAATTATGGGGAATGGTAATGATAATAGACCATGGTAGTGGACTATTGACTAAATATGCCAACATGGCAGAGGAAAGCTTTATAGAAGAAGGTTCTAAAGTGAATAAGGGGGAGGTAATAGGTAAAGTTGGCAGAACTGCTTTAATTGAAGTGATGATGGAGCCCCATATCCATTTTGAAGTTATTAAAGATGGATTAAGTGTAGATCCAAAAGATTATATGTCAGCTTTAGATTATTGA
- the spoIID gene encoding stage II sporulation protein D, translating into MKKIGIYTIGILLIVIIIPSIIVMTFNFTPKENRERNKFFTSREEDDNEVEEGKELFDGYIKVYDTRNQQVIHMELEEYVKGVVAAEMPGEFHIEALKAQAVASRTYAISRTLNYKEGHPDHIEAPLCTGIHCQAYLTLDELKTIHAKDWEEKYWPKIEEAVNSTKGQALYYDGEIIEPLYHSTSGGMTEDALDVFAIDRPYLKSVESPYEEDAPKFRSVVTMTGDEFINKILRKYPSANITKDNLGEKIKLVEKTKSGRIKKIAIDGTVVNGREIRELFDLNSTNFKITYNPKSNIVDIETIGYGHGVGMSQWGANGMAKNGKDYEEILKHYYTGVQVKQLTMDN; encoded by the coding sequence ATGAAAAAAATAGGCATCTATACAATTGGAATATTATTAATAGTCATCATCATTCCATCTATAATAGTAATGACCTTTAATTTTACACCTAAGGAAAATAGAGAAAGGAATAAATTTTTTACTTCTCGAGAGGAAGATGACAATGAAGTTGAAGAGGGGAAGGAATTATTTGATGGCTATATAAAGGTATATGATACTAGGAATCAGCAGGTCATTCATATGGAATTAGAAGAATATGTTAAGGGAGTAGTAGCTGCTGAAATGCCAGGGGAATTTCATATTGAAGCATTAAAGGCACAGGCGGTGGCGAGCAGAACCTATGCCATAAGTAGGACTTTAAATTATAAGGAGGGGCATCCTGATCACATAGAAGCTCCTCTTTGTACAGGTATCCATTGCCAAGCTTATCTGACATTAGATGAACTAAAAACTATCCATGCCAAGGATTGGGAAGAAAAATATTGGCCTAAAATTGAAGAAGCGGTAAATAGCACGAAAGGCCAGGCTCTATATTATGATGGAGAGATAATAGAGCCTTTGTACCATTCCACCAGTGGAGGAATGACGGAGGATGCCTTAGATGTATTTGCAATAGATAGACCCTATTTAAAATCAGTAGAAAGTCCTTATGAAGAGGATGCTCCTAAGTTTAGGAGCGTAGTAACTATGACGGGAGATGAGTTTATAAATAAGATACTCAGAAAATATCCAAGTGCTAATATAACTAAGGATAATTTAGGGGAAAAAATAAAGTTGGTGGAAAAGACTAAAAGTGGCAGGATAAAAAAAATAGCCATTGATGGTACTGTGGTAAATGGAAGGGAGATAAGGGAATTATTTGATTTAAATTCTACCAATTTTAAAATAACCTATAATCCAAAAAGCAATATAGTAGATATAGAAACTATCGGCTATGGACATGGTGTAGGTATGAGCCAGTGGGGGGCAAATGGGATGGCTAAAAATGGTAAGGATTATGAGGAGATATTGAAACATTATTATACAGGAGTACAAGTCAAGCAATTAACAATGGATAATTAA
- the murA gene encoding UDP-N-acetylglucosamine 1-carboxyvinyltransferase, with product MEKLIVEKSKPLKGNVRIGGAKNSALPILAASLLGTEDIILEDVPKLKDVEVICEVLSSLGAKIEFLDKGIIKINSKDINNYETPYELMSKMRASFLVMGPLLTRIGKTKTSLPGGCAIGTRPIDLHLKGFRALGAQIDVDHGNIGAYAGKLVGDRIYLDFPSVGATENIMMAAVMAEGETIIDNAAMEPEIVDLANFLNKLGADIKGAGTSSIRIKGVKELGGCTHSIIPDRIEAGTYMVAAAITKGDVVVENVITSHIKPIIAKLRESGCTIIENNDKVRVIGTDELKAVDIKTLPYPGFPTDMQAQFMSLMSVAKGTSVIIETVFENRFMHVDELKRMGADIKIDGRSAIIQGIDNLMSAPVKATDLRAGAALILAGLVADGVTEIRDIYHVDRGYEDIEGKLIRLGANVKRA from the coding sequence TTGGAAAAATTGATTGTAGAAAAGAGCAAACCATTAAAAGGAAATGTAAGAATAGGAGGAGCTAAGAATTCAGCTTTACCCATTTTGGCCGCATCTTTATTGGGAACTGAGGATATTATACTTGAAGATGTGCCTAAACTTAAGGATGTAGAAGTGATATGTGAGGTATTATCTTCATTAGGAGCAAAAATAGAATTTTTGGATAAAGGAATTATAAAGATTAATTCAAAAGATATTAACAACTACGAGACGCCCTATGAATTGATGAGCAAGATGAGAGCTTCTTTTTTAGTTATGGGGCCTCTGTTAACTAGAATAGGAAAGACTAAAACTTCTTTACCTGGTGGCTGTGCTATAGGAACCAGACCAATCGATTTACATTTAAAAGGTTTTAGAGCTTTAGGAGCTCAAATCGATGTTGACCATGGTAATATTGGTGCCTATGCAGGCAAATTGGTGGGGGATAGGATTTACTTAGACTTTCCAAGCGTTGGAGCCACAGAGAATATAATGATGGCTGCAGTAATGGCAGAAGGTGAAACCATCATCGATAACGCTGCCATGGAACCAGAAATAGTAGATTTGGCTAATTTCCTTAATAAATTGGGAGCGGATATAAAAGGTGCAGGAACCAGTAGCATTAGAATAAAAGGGGTAAAGGAGTTAGGAGGATGCACCCATTCTATCATTCCTGATAGAATTGAAGCAGGCACATATATGGTTGCTGCTGCCATTACTAAAGGAGATGTGGTAGTAGAAAATGTTATAACTAGTCATATTAAGCCTATTATTGCAAAGCTAAGAGAATCAGGATGCACTATTATTGAAAATAATGACAAGGTAAGGGTAATAGGAACTGATGAATTAAAAGCAGTAGATATTAAAACTTTGCCTTATCCTGGTTTTCCGACAGATATGCAAGCACAATTTATGTCCTTGATGAGCGTTGCAAAAGGGACAAGTGTTATAATAGAAACAGTTTTTGAAAATAGATTTATGCATGTGGATGAACTGAAGCGAATGGGAGCAGATATTAAAATAGATGGTAGATCAGCTATAATTCAAGGGATTGACAACTTAATGTCGGCTCCAGTTAAAGCTACAGATTTAAGGGCAGGAGCTGCTTTGATTTTGGCTGGTTTAGTAGCCGATGGGGTTACAGAAATTAGGGATATATATCATGTAGATAGAGGCTATGAAGACATAGAAGGAAAACTTATTAGATTAGGAGCTAATGTAAAAAGGGCCTAA